In a genomic window of Scyliorhinus torazame isolate Kashiwa2021f chromosome 5, sScyTor2.1, whole genome shotgun sequence:
- the LOC140420520 gene encoding uncharacterized protein — translation MKKPWKCGDCGKGYDFPSALESHRRSHTGERPFTCSVCGKGFSRLDNLKSHQRFHSGERPFTCSQCGKGFTALCSLQTHQRVHTGERPFTCSQCGKGFTQSSSLQAHQRVHNGEKPFNCSQCEKGFSRSSSLQRHQQIHTGEKPFTCSQCGKGFTQYSDLQKHQRVHTRERPFTCSVCGKGFTERYGLQTHQRVHTGERPFTCSQCGKGFTQSSSLQTHQRVHTGERPFNCSQCEKGFTQLSHLRRHQRIHTGEKPFTCSQCEKEFNHLSNLLRHQRFHTGEKPFTCSQ, via the coding sequence atgaagaaaccatggaaatgtggggactgtggaaagggatacGACTTCCCATCTGCGCTGGAatcccatcgacgcagtcacactggggagagaccattcacctgctctgtgtgtgggaagggattcagtcggttagacaacctgaagtcacaccagcgatttcacagtggggaaaggccgttcacctgctctcagtgtgggaagggattcactgcgtTATGCAGCCTGcagacgcaccagcgagttcacactggggagaggccgttcacctgctcccagtgtgggaagggattcactcagtcaagcagcctgcaggcacaccagcgggttcacaatggggagaagccatttaactgttctcagtgtgagaagggattcagtcggtcaagcagcctgcagagacaccagcaaattcacactggggagaagccgttcacctgctctcagtgtgggaagggattcactcagtattccgacttgcagaaacatcagcgggttcacaccagggagaggccattcacctgctctgtgtgtgggaagggatttactgaacGTTACGGCCTGcagacgcaccagcgagttcacactggggagaggccgttcacctgctctcagtgtgggaagggattcactcagtcaagcagcctgcagacacaccagcgagttcacactggggagaggccgtttaactgttcacagtgtgagaagggattcactcagttatctcacctgcggagacaccagcgaattcacactggggagaagccgttcacctgctctcagtgtgagaaggaattcaatcatttatccaacctgctgagacaccagcgatttcacactggggagaagccgttcacctgctctcagtga